One stretch of Zingiber officinale cultivar Zhangliang chromosome 6B, Zo_v1.1, whole genome shotgun sequence DNA includes these proteins:
- the LOC121989456 gene encoding probable 1-deoxy-D-xylulose-5-phosphate synthase, chloroplastic — MALSTFSFPCHLLAAAASNHHKSSMLLSELHHQQHPRRFLKQLKKRRASVCASQSEIGEYHSQRPATPLLDTINYPAHMKNLSLRELKQLSDELRSDIIFNVSNTGGHLGSSLGVVELTVAIHHVFSAPKDKILWDVGHQSYPHKILTGRRDKMQTLRQTNGLSGFTKRSESDYDAFGAGHSSTSISAALGMAVGRDLKGRKNNVIAVIGDGAMTAGQAYEAMNNAGYLDTDMIVILNDNKQVSLPTATLDGPAPPVGALSSALSRLQSSKPLRELRELAKGMTKQIGGSVHDIAAKVDEYARGMISGSGSTLFEELGLYYIGPVDGHNIDDLVTILKEIKSTKTTGPVLIHVITEKGRGYPYAERAADKYHGVTKFDPATGKQFKSSCSTKSYTDYFAEALVAEAEVDKDIVAIHAAMGGGTGLNHFLRKFPDRCFDVGIAEQHAVTFAAGLACEGLKPFCAIYSSFLQRAYDQVVHDVDLQKLPVRFALDRAGLVGADGPTHSGAFDVAYMACLPNMVVMAPSDEAELFHMVATAAAIDDRPSCFRYPRGNGVAVPLPQGNKGVPLEIGKGRILIEGERVALLGYGTAVRSCLAAASMVELHGLKITVADARFCKPLDRSLIRSLAKSHEVLITVEEASIGGFSSHVAQFMALDGLFDGKLKWRPLALPDRYIDHGSASDQLSEAGLTPSHIAASVFNVIGQTRDALKIMMPLEK; from the exons ATGGCTCTCTCCACATTCTCCTTCCCCTGCCATCTTCTTGCTGCAGCTGCCTCTAATCACCACAAGAGTTCCATGTTGCTTTCTGAACTTCATCACCAGCAACATCCCCGCAGATTTCTCAAG CAATTGAAGAAGAGAAGGGCATCCGTTTGTGCATCGCAATCAGAGATCGGAGAGTACCATTCACAGAGGCCTGCGACTCCACTTCTGGACACCATCAACTATCCCGCTCACATGAAAAACCTCTCTCTCAGG GAGCTTAAGCAGTTATCAGATGAACTCCGTTCTGATATCATCTTCAACGTCTCCAATACTGGAGGCCATCTCGGTTCGAGCCTCGGAGTCGTCGAGCTCACCGTTGCCATCCACCATGTCTTCAGTGCTCCGAAGGACAAGATACTCTGGGATGTTGGCCACCAG TCTTACCCTCACAAGATATTAACTGGAAGGCGAGACAAGATGCAAACTCTGAGACAAACTAATGGCTTATCCGGGTTCACTAAGCGTTCCGAGAGCGATTACGATGCCTTTGGTGCAGGGCATAGTTCAACCAGCATATCAGCAGCACTCG GGATGGCGGTTGGGAGGGATCTGAAGGGAAGGAAGAACAATGTGATAGCAGTGATTGGCGACGGAGCCATGACTGCCGGGCAAGCATATGAAGCCATGAACAACGCAGGATATTTGGACACCGATATGATTGTGATTTTAAATGACAACAAGCAAGTCTCTCTCCCCACCGCAACTCTCGATGGCCCTGCGCCGCCTGTCGGGGCTTTGAGCAGCGCCCTCAGCAGGTTGCAGTCGAGCAAGCCACTGAGAGAGCTGAGGGAGTTGGCTAAG GGAATGACAAAGCAAATCGGTGGGTCCGTGCACGACATAGCGGCTAAAGTCGATGAATACGCCCGAGGAATGATCAGTGGATCCGGCTCGACTTTGTTCGAAGAGCTTGGCCTCTACTACATCGGCCCAGTGGACGGGCACAACATAGATGACCTCGTCACCATTCTCAAAGAGATCAAGAGCACAAAGACAACGGGTCCAGTTCTCATTCATGTCATCACGGAGAAAGGAAGAGGATACCCTTATGCGGAGAGAGCTGCGGACAAGTATCACG GTGTCACCAAATTCGATCCGGCGACTGGGAAACAGTTCAAATCAAGCTGTTCGACAAAATCTTACACCGACTACTTCGCCGAGGCGCTGGTGGCGGAGGCGGAGGTGGACAAGGACATCGTGGCGATCCATGCAGCCATGGGAGGTGGAACCGGGCTCAACCACTTCCTTCGGAAGTTCCCAGACAGGTGCTTCGATGTGGGAATAGCAGAGCAGCACGCGGTCACGTTTGCGGCCGGGTTGGCTTGCGAGGGCCTTAAGCCTTTCTGCGCCATCTACTCTTCCTTCTTGCAGAGAGCTTACGATCAGGTGGTGCACGACGTCGACTTGCAGAAGCTTCCGGTGAGGTTCGCGTTGGATCGCGCCGGCCTCGTGGGGGCCGACGGACCGACGCACTCGGGGGCGTTCGACGTGGCCTACATGGCCTGCCTGCCGAACATGGTGGTAATGGCGCCGTCCGACGAAGCAGAGCTGTTCCACATGGTGGCCACAGCGGCTGCCATTGACGACAGACCGTCGTGCTTCCGGTACCCGAGAGGAAACGGCGTCGCCGTTCCTCTTCCTCAGGGAAACAAGGGTGTTCCTCTGGAG ATTGGGAAAGGAAGGATACTAATTGAAGGGGAAAGGGTGGCGCTGCTGGGGTACGGGACGGCGGTGCGGAGTTGCTTGGCGGCGGCTTCCATGGTGGAGCTCCACGGCCTCAAGATCACGGTGGCCGACGCACGGTTCTGCAAGCCACTTGACCGAAGCTTGATTCGGAGCTTGGCGAAGTCGCACGAGGTTCTCATCACCGTGGAAGAAGCATCAATTGGCGGCTTCAGCTCTCACGTAGCTCAGTTCATGGCTCTGGATGGCCTCTTcgatggcaaactcaag TGGAGGCCTTTGGCTCTTCCTGATAGATACATCGACCATGGATCGGCAAGTGATCAGTTATCAGAGGCTGGACTGACACCGTCGCATATCGCAGCGAGTGTGTTCAACGTCATTGGACAGACAAGAGACGCACTTAAAATTATGATGCCGTTGGAAAAATAG